In Heyndrickxia vini, the sequence CAACATGCCGTAGCCATCGCAAAAAAGATTGTTCAAACATTGCAACAAGAAAACATTGAAATTCGTTCGTTGGGGTAGGAATGGTTTACATGGTAATTGAATACATATCAAAAGATTGGAGGGGAAAGAATGCAACCTATACAAGAAATGTACAACTATCATGCATGGGCAAATGGGGTCATTATTAATCGGTTAAAAGAACTCCCAACGGAAGTTTATTTCCAGGAATGCCAAAGTGGCTTTTCCACCATTTCAAAGGTAATCGCACATATTTATACAGTGGACTTAATTTGGTATGACATTTTGACTGGTAAGAGCATGAAGGATGCATTTTCATTTGCAAATCAGGAACGTGAGTATTTAGAAGCAATAGGTATTGATGAAATGGAAACCAATTTTGCTGAACTAACTGAGAAGTACACGTCGCTGCTTTGTGAAGAAGATCCGGATCGGGTTATTGTCGTGGATAACCCATATGCTGGATTGCTCGAAACGTCTGTAGCTGAAAGTGTCCTGCATGTTGTCACACACGGCTCCTATCATCGCGGGAATATTGCAACAATGCTGCGCCAATTGGGACACACATCTGTAATGCAAGACTATGGGTTGTATTTATACGATAAGCAGAAATAAGAGTTTAATTTTTAGTTTGAACCAGTGTATCCCGCTATCTCCTGCATGCGACAAGAGGATTCATGCAGGAGACAAGGGAAAATCGCCCTTCCCCTGCATGCAAAGCTAACATGCATGCAGGAGACAAGAGAAAATCGATCTTCCCCTGCATGCAAAGCTAACATTCGAGCAGGAAACAAGGGAAAATCGCCCTTCCCCTGCATGAAAAGCTAACATACATGCAGGAGACAAGGGAAAATCGCCCTTCCCCTGCATGAAAAGCTAACATTCGAGCAGGAAACAAGGGAAAATCGCCTTTCCCCTGCATGCAAAGCTAACATTCGAGCAGGAAACAAGGGAAAATCGCCCTTCCCCTGCATGAAAAGCTAACATTCGAGCAGGAGACAAGGGAAAATCGATCTTCCCCTGCATGCAAAGCTAACATTCGAGCAGGAGACAAAAGAAAATCGCCCTTCCCCTGCATGCAAAGCTAACATTCAAGCAGGAGACAAAAGAAAATCGATCTTCCCCTGCATGCAAAGCTAACATTCGAGCAGGAAACAAGGGAAAATCGCCCTTCCCCTGCATGCAAAGCTAACATTCGAGCAGGAGACAAGAGAAAATCGCCTAATACCTGCATGCATCGTAAGCATTCGTATACACCGAACAAACAAACACGCCTTTTCATACTGGCATCCACACCACACTTAGGAAAATTAATACGGCAATAGAACAGTGCGCCTCAATATTCCAAAAAAAATGCGCAATTATATGATGTATAAATATCAGTTATTGGATTCAAATAAAAAAAACCGGGCTCAGATTTTCTTTTGCCCGGTTCTCTTATATGGTAACAAATTGTATGTTTTTGTAATAGTTGGTCCTAAATAGTAACTGAATAATCTAGCTCCAACTCCTATCGAAGAAAATCGCTAGATGATCATTCGGCTTCATACAACCGTTTAAATCCATCAAAATGCGATTTCCAGTAGGAGTTATCCAGTGAGGAAAGTTGTACTCCGTCTGAACTCGCATGAATAAATTGGTTGTTTCCGATATAGATTCCTAGATGAGAGATTCCGCTTTTATATGTATCTGTAAAGAACACAAAATCGCCTTGTTGTGGTGATTTTGTTACATAATAGGAACGACTGTAATACCCTTCACTTGATGTGCGAGGTAAAGATAATCCTGCATTGTTATATACATAATAAATGAATCCGCTGCAATCGAATCCGTTCAGAGTGGATCCACCCCATACATATGGAATCCCAACTAATTTTTTTGCTTCATCAATTACTTTTTTTGCAGAAAACGATGTATCTAATCCTGCTGGTGTATCTACCTTTGGAGGAGGAGTCGTCGTTTGTCCGGCTTGTTGTTTAATGATGAGCTTTTGACCAACGTAAATCATGTCGGATGTTAGTTTGTTTAGTTTTTTCAATTCAGCGATAGATACGCCGAAATCTTTGCTAATTTTACTTAAAGAATCCCCAGATTTAACTGTATAGGTCGTCCCAGCAACAGGTGGTGTTGGTGATTTTGCCGGTGTTGATGGCTTTGGTGAAGCCGGTTTGGCAGCAGGTGTTTTCGGCTGAGTCGTGGTTGAATTTGGTTTTGAAACTTTTAATTTATCTCCGGGATAAATAATATTGGATTTTAAATGATTCCAACTTTTTAAATTAGCGACCGTAACCTTGTATGTGTTAGCAATTTTACTTAGAGAATCCCCTTTTTTCACGGTATATGTTTTTGTGGTTGAGGTATTTTTTGCTGTAGATACGCTTGAAACCGTTTTAGTAGATTTGGAAACGGTTAACACTTGATTCGGTTTAATCGTGTCACTTTTTAAATTGTTTAGCTTTTTTAAATTAGTTACGGATGTGTCATATTTATTAGCAATTTTCCACAAAGAATCGCCTTTTTTAACCTTGTAAGTGGCGGCCATGGATGGTGCAGCGACGGCTGTGGTAATTATCGTGGTTGCAGCAACCGACACGATCGTCTTTTTCAAAACGCTTTTCCCCCCATTATTACTATTTTGTCTATTATTCTATCAAATTTTTCGACAATTGTACCCCCTTTTTAGCATAAAAAGATTGTTTTCTTACAGATTGAGAAATAAGTAGGGGTTTCTTTCTAAAAACTAGTAATGTTTAAAAATTTCCGATTCAAAACAAGAGGATTTTTTGAAAAGAAGAACAAGTTCTTAGAATAGATGTCCATATCTTTTGTATAATAGGTATGAAGTCAAATTTGAGGAGGCTAATTGTGAAGAAGATATTCTTTATGTTTGCCATGTTACTATTTGTTTTAGCAGCCTGTGAAAAAGAACCTTCACCTAATGATCGATTAGATGAATACGTGAAGCTTTGGAATAAAAATAATTTTGGAGAAATGTACAAAGATTATTTAACATCGGGCGCTAAAAAAGAGTATACATCTAAGGACTTTGTTGATCGTTATCCAAAAGTGTATAAGGATCTTGAAATTAGCGATTTACAAGTCTCCTATAAAAAGTTAGCAGAAGATGATTTTAAAAAGAAAGATAAAGTATCAGTTCCAGTACAAATTTCATTTAAAACGATGGCTGGTGATGTGAAATATAAAGAGAATGTGACGCTGAAAAAAGAAGAGAAAAATGATAAATCGAATTGGTATATTGATTGGAAGCCGGATTTACTTTTACCAGGACTTGAAAAAGGCGATAAAATTAAGCCTGTTACGGTAAGTCCGAAACGAGGCGAAATCCGTGATCGCAATGGCAGTGAACTTGCGGTAAACGGTGAAGTATTTCAAATCGGTATTATTCCGGAAAAAATGGATGGACATGATGAAGAGGTGAAGACGCAATTAGCATCTTTACTAGATATGTCTGTGAAAGAAATTGATCAGAAATTAAATGCTTCATGGGTAAAGCCGGATTTATTCGTACCGATCAAAAAAATCCCATCTACAAAAGAAGAACTAGTTCAGAAACTGTACGCGCTTCCTGGTGTGGATAAACAAGATACAGAAGGAAGGGTTTATCCTTTCGGTGAAGCGACTGCCCATTTAGTCGGATATGTCGGTCCGATTACAGCGGAAGAATTAGAGAAGCAAAAGGGAAAAGGCTATACAGCAAGCAGTGTGATTGGAAAACGCGGCCTTGAGCAAGTATTTGATGAGCAATTGCGCGGGAAAGCAGGGGAAACGATTTCCATCGAGAAGTCTGACGGTACAGAAAAAGTGGTCGCTGAAACGCCCGTACAAAACGGAAAAAATGTGGCAGTGACAATCGATGCCGATTTACAGACGAAAATATATAACGAAATGAAAGGAAATGCTGGAACGGCTTCAGCTATCCATCCGATTACCGGAGAAGTACTTTCATTGGTCAGTTCGCCATCATTTGACCCGAATGATTTTTCTTTAGGGGTATCGAGTAAAGAATATGCGAAGCTTGAAAAAGACCCGCTTCAACCATTGATTAATCGTTTTGCTTTGTCATATGCTCCAGGTTCAGCGATTAAACCAATTACTGGTGCGATTGCGTTGGAAAATGGCACATTGAAAACAAGCAGTACGAAAACAATAAACGGAAAAACATGGGGAAAAGGCGGCGGCTGGGGAGATTATACCATTACCCGCGTGCATGAAACATCCGGACCAATCAATATGGAAACAGCCATGATGTATTCAGACAACATCTTTTTCGCCCAAACGGCTCTTGACATGGGTGGCGACAAATTTGTTAAAGGCTTAAAGAATTTTGGCTTTGCCGAAGAAATTCCATTCACGTATCCGTTGAAAAAATCGCAAGTTTCTTCGGACGGAACATTGAAAGACGGCAGCATTCTGTTAGGTGATACAGGGTATGGCCAAGGGCAAATGCTAACGAATATTTTGCAATTAGCTACCGCCTACACGCCATTCCTAAACAACGGAAATATGATCAAGCCATACTTACTGCTTGATGAAAAGAAAACAGGAATATGGAAGGAACATGTGATTAGTGCTGATAACGCCAAATCCATCGCAGGCATGCTTCGTCAAGTCGTTGCCGACCCACGAGGCACTGGACATGGAGCGGACCTTCCAAACGTAGAACTTGCCGGCAAAACCGGTACAGCCGAACTAAAAAGTTCAAAAGACGAGAAAGGCAAAGAAAACGGAGTCTTCGTCGCCTACGACGCCAAAAAGAAAAACCTTCTCATCTCCATCCTCATCGAAGGAGTCCAAAAAGGAGGCGGCAGCAAACTCGTCGTCCAAAAAGTCGCCAACATCTTTAAATAAGTGCCATTAAATAGATGTCATTGGTGTCAGGCACCAAATATACAAAAAAGCTAATAAATATGTGGAAAAATGCATAAATGGTGCCAGGCACCGTTTATGCATTTTTTTCCTTTTGTTAGGAATGTTGATGAATAGTTTTGAAGCCAAAGTTAATAGAAGGTTGAGGAACTTGGTAGTTAAAGAGAGGTTATGAAGCCCAAGACAGCCGAAATCAGAGGAACTTGGTAATCAAAGCACTGCTTTGTAGCCCAAGAAGAGAAATTCCACCCAAACTTGGTCAACAAAGCACCATATCACACCCAAAACTTCATCGTCAATCCCCACCCTAAAGCACATGTAACCCATCAACAAACACATAAACTACCATTTATCGACACAAACCGACACAACTTCCCGTCCCAACCTCTTATAATAGTAAAAAAGGACCAGGAGGTTAGTTAGGTGAGAACGACAAAAAAGGCATTTATTACTCTTATTCTATTATTCTTGCTATTTTCCATAAAAGGACCCGATACCCAAGCAACAACTATCGAAACATCCTATCAAACATTTACAAAAAACCTATCCCATGAGCTAAAACAATACATAAAGAAATCCGGTGGGGACATTACGCTTGAATATCAAGACCTGACAACCGGAGAGACGTTTGCCATCAATAGTAAGAAATCACATCGAGCAGCAAGTACCATTAAGCTTCCGCTCGCATTGTATGTAATGGAGCTGGCCGATGCCAAAAAAATCAATCTAAACGAAAAATTAACGTACAAACGCTATCATTACTACGGCGGAAGCGGCGTTATCCAAAACGACAAGATTGGAACAAAGTACAAAATTAAAGACCTTGTTAAAAAAGCAATGATCTATAGCGACAACATTGCCTTCATCATGCTTAAAGAAAAAGTCGGACAAGCCAATTTTATTAAGTACATAAAGAAGCTTGGCGGAACATACGCCTATCCTAAGGGCGAAAACAAAACTTCATCACACGATTTAGCCATTTACGCGAAGCATCTATATGACTATGCCCAAACAAGCAAAAATGGAAAAGAACTGTTGAACTACCTGCAACATACGATTTACAATGAAACGATTCCAAAAGGTATAAAAGGCGTGAAAATCGCCCATAAAGTCGGAATGATCCCAGATAGTAAAGTATCGAATGACGTCGGAGTCATTTACGATAAAAATCCATTCGTCCTCGCAATCATGACGAATAAGTTATCGTATGAAAAATCAAAAACAGTCATTTCTAAACTGGCAGCCATCGTATACAAACATCATAAAGTGAAAAACGATGTCGCTTATTTTAAAACAAAAACAGATGTTTCCGTCTACAAATCTACTGATAAGAAAAAGAAAATCGGCCAACTTAAGAAAAATGAAACATTCGCAGTAATAACAAACGAAGGTCCATGGTTAGCCATTCAATTCGGCACAAGCAAAGGCTATATTCAAAAAAAATCTGTAACGAGCTATGCTAAAGCACCTATTACCGGATTTTCAAAACCGAGCGAAATATATCAGGTGAAGCTTTTAAAAACAGCACCCGTCTTAAAAACAGCTTCATCAAAAGGAAAAGTACTTGCAACAATCAACAAAGATATCCAACTTCAAGCAACATCAATGAGTAATGACTATTACAAAGTAACGGTTGGAAACCGTTCTGCTTTTATTCATCAAAAAAATGTGAGTTTACAGTTCACAAAGGCGATAACATACATTCAAATCAACAAAGAAGGAACACCGATTTACACAACAACATCAAACGATAAACAAAAAATCGGCACCTTAAAAAAGGGGATTATTTTTCCGCGGATAAAAGAAGTAGGGGGCTACAGTGAACTTCAATTAGGAACGACAAAAGTATATGTATTAAAATCAGCGACAACACCTATTTACCAAGCAACAATTCGTAAACCGAAAAATCAAACCGCCGGAACAATCAAATTGATAGAAAGCACGACGATCAACGAAGATCCATCCAGGCAACAAACACTCGGAACGATTGATAAAGACCAATCAATAAGCTATATCGAAACCATTCAAGATTGGTACGTCATCAATTATCTCGGTCGAATCGGGTATATTCCAATGGACGCAGCAGAAAATCCCGATGCAAAAACAGAAAACGAATCGTAAAAAAAGGAATCCGGAAGTCAAATTCTCGACTTCCGGATTCCCCTTTTTCTGTCTTCAATTTTCCCTTATTGTCCCGCAGAAACTGTTTCCTGTCCCAGCTCCAAATGCTTCCTTAATTGATCAGAAATCTTTTGTCGCTCCTCATTGGTAACAGCATAATAGTAGATGTTGTCTCCTGCTGCATTAGGAATCCATTCGTTTTCCCCTTTAATTTTATACTCTTCGATATTATTTCGAATATCTTTATACTTCGATTGAATACCAAGCATTTCATCAAAGGTAAAGTTTGTTTTCACATTTTTAGCAAGTGCATCAAAAATATTGTCATAGTTCCATAGAGAGGAGATGCTTGCTCCTTCATCTAGGATGGCTTCAATAATTTCACGCTGACGTTTTTGACGGCCGAAATCTCCTTCCGGATCATCATGACGCATTCTTGAAAATTTCAATGCTTTGCTGCCATTAAGTGTTAAATCCCCAACAGGGAAGTCCACACCGCCGGCGGAAAAGGCTAAATCATTATGGACCTTGACGCCGCCTACTGCATCAACAACATCTTCAAATCCTTCCATATTCACCTTTACATAATAATCAATCGGAATATTTAGAAACTGTTCCACTGTATCCATCGACATTTCCACATCGCCGTAAGCATAAGCATGGTTGATTTTATCAACGGTTCCGTGACCAACAAGCTCTGTCCGTGTATCACGGGGAATACTTAACATCTTAATTGATTTAGTATGTGGATTCACGGTCATAACAATCATCGTATCTGAACGACCTTTATCATTTTTTCGTTCATCCACACCGAGAAGAAGAACGGAAAATGGATCGCCATTTTTCACGGTTACCTCTTCATGTCTTTTGACAGGCTGCTTACGTTCAACCGGTGTATGAATCGTTTTCACTGCGCTATTAAAGGAATGCCAAACCGAATAGGCATAGGCACCTCCACCTAATACAAAGACCCCTACAATAATAAGTAAGACGGTTAGCCATCTTTTCTTTTTCTTTGTTTTTTTCTTCTCGTTCCTCATTTTCCTTTTCCCTTCTATAAGTATATCAATCAAGTAAAATATGTTTTGTCATAAGAAAATTTGCTTCATTCGATATAAGGAGTTAAATCCCCATATTCTTTAGAAGCACATTCGGCTTAAAAAGATTCAGCTTTTTAATGTTTTTTTGCATATAGGGCATAGCCGCTTTTCGCAACATATAGCCCGACTAATTTATTTTCTTTCCAAGTTTGCTTAAATTGTGAGACGTTGAGATTCGTATTTCCAGGATAGTTTCCAATCTCAGGAGTGAAGCTTGGTCGTTTGTACTTAGAAACGAACCAATCCGTAAAGCCGCCGCCTGATGGATTTTTCCCCGGATAAACAAGTTTGTACTTCGTTAATTTGCCAATCGCCTTCGCATAAGCAAGATCGCGTTTATACAATGTTTTCGACTGGTGGAAATTCCAATAAAGAATTTTTCCCGCTGTGTGATAGGCAACTGCCATTTCAGGATTAATTTCTTTTACAAAAGCGACCATTGCCTTCGTTTCCTTTGCAGTTACAGGGGCTTTCCCTTTGTATAGGCTCCATTTAGGCTTTCCAGGATCCAACTTAATATGTTTCCAATCAGCATCGTACTGGCGGTTTAGGTCGACGCCTTTTCCGTTCGCTTTCCAGCGCTTGAAACTTTTACTGCCTTCATTCATTTTAATGAGCTTCGCATGATCCTTTTTTGGAAAAGCTTTTAAGCCGGATTGCTGAAGCGTAACCCCATCCGGATTGACCATTGGGACAAACCACATCGTTGTTCGATCTAGTACTTTTCTCACATCGTAGCCATCGAGTTTTTTCTTCGACAGATAGTATTGGGCATATTGATCGAGCATATACATATTGAGATTTGTCGTCAGCCATTCTCTCGCATGGTGGGAGCCATTGATGAAAACCGTCGCTTTCCCGGTACCTAAAGATACAGCATACAATGGTTTTCCATATTCACTTTTTCCGATGATCTTGTAATGGATGATGTCGGGATATTGTTTCGCCAATTTTTTAATATCACGAACCATTTCTTTATATGTATATGTTTGATTTGGATTGACGATGTCTTTACTAGCCGCATGAACGGAATTTATACCGTGTGACGAGTTTATTTGAAAGAAGAAACAGGTAAAGAAGAGCAAGCAGAAAGAATAGATTCCCTTTTTCATAATTTAGGAAGTACCTCCAACAAAATAATTTGACAGATTTCGAGAATATCCTTCATTAAATATACTATAGATGGTGAAAATTTTGACAAAATTTTTCGCCATTTTGATTTAAAATAGATTACAATTATGTTACAAAAGTACTACAACATCTTACGAGGGGGAAGAATAGTGAGGAAAAAACCGATTATATCCTTCATCATTGCCTGTTTTCTGTCTATTCTAGTATTCAATCAATCTGCCAGTGCAAGTGAGCAAAAGAAAGTATTTGTTGCTGTGAATGACCAAGTCATTACGTTTAAGACAGATAAACCGTATATTTATAAAAAAGTTACTTATGCCCCAGTTCAATTTTATACAAAACTAGGAATCAAGATATCTACGAACAAGGCAAAGCATGTAGTGTATTTAACAAAAGGGAAGAAACAAATCACACTGAACACGAAAACTAATACTCTACAAACCGTCGAGGGAAAAAAGAGAACCTATTCACTAACAAGTTCGGCAAAGAAAACGGTGGCACCATTTAATTATGTAGGAACGTATTTCGGATATAAAATTACTCATTATTCAAAAGGTCCGATTATCCGGGCAGCGAATTCAAGTGCAAAGTTAACAATCGCACAGGTATATAAAAAATATGAGTATACGATTAAACCGAAGAAGCCGGCGTACATCACATTTGATGATGGTCCGAATACAAGTGTTGATCGCATTCTTTCTATATTAGATAAATACAAGGCTAAGGCGACATTTTTCATGCTAGATAACAATATGAAGCAACATACAAAGGCTGTAAAGAAGATGAAGAAAGATGGTCATGGGCTTGCCTGTCATGGTGTTACCCACGACAAGAATAAATTTTATCATTCTCCGACGTCGGCATCGAATGAAATGAAAACATGTCTCGCAACTTTGAAAAAGGTTAGTGGTGTAAAATCAGTGATGATTCGTGTCCCATATGGAAGTGTACCTTATATGACAAAACCATATCGTGATAAAATGGATCAAAATGGCTATAAGATGTGGGATTGGAATATTGATAGTCTTGATTGGAAATGGTTAAATGGACCTAAAACGGCGGATTATACGATTAGTCAAATTAAGGATTTGAAAAGGAATGGGGTTACACCATTAATTTTAATGCATGATAAGCCAACTACGGCAGATGCTTTGCCCAAAATATTGAAGTTTTTAAAAGATAACGGTTATGAGTTAAGGCCGCTTACTAATGAAATGAAGCCGTATAATTTTTATCACAAAATTAAATTGTAATAAGGGGAAGGCATGGGTGATTTGGTCCATGTCTTTTTTATGGTGTTTTGGTTGTGGTCAAGCCCGTTCCTTTCCGCTGCAGGTGCTCGCTTTCCGCGGGGAGGAAGTCGAGCCTCCTCGACGCTTCGCGACTGTGGGGTCTCGACTTTTCCTCTGCATCCCGCAGGAGTCTCGCACCTTCCGCTCCAATCCACTCAGTGGTCCTGATAGTGTTTGTGGCAAGACTCGTTTAGGAAAATTGTAATAGGTGAAGAAGTGGCCGTTTCTTTCCACTGCAGGTGCTCGCTTTTTCGCGGTGAGAAGTCGAGCCTCCTCACATCGCTGCGCTCTTGCGGGGTCTCGACTTTTCCTCTGCATCCCGCAGGAGTCTTGCACCTTCCGCTC encodes:
- a CDS encoding DinB family protein, producing MQPIQEMYNYHAWANGVIINRLKELPTEVYFQECQSGFSTISKVIAHIYTVDLIWYDILTGKSMKDAFSFANQEREYLEAIGIDEMETNFAELTEKYTSLLCEEDPDRVIVVDNPYAGLLETSVAESVLHVVTHGSYHRGNIATMLRQLGHTSVMQDYGLYLYDKQK
- a CDS encoding LysM peptidoglycan-binding domain-containing protein is translated as MKKTIVSVAATTIITTAVAAPSMAATYKVKKGDSLWKIANKYDTSVTNLKKLNNLKSDTIKPNQVLTVSKSTKTVSSVSTAKNTSTTKTYTVKKGDSLSKIANTYKVTVANLKSWNHLKSNIIYPGDKLKVSKPNSTTTQPKTPAAKPASPKPSTPAKSPTPPVAGTTYTVKSGDSLSKISKDFGVSIAELKKLNKLTSDMIYVGQKLIIKQQAGQTTTPPPKVDTPAGLDTSFSAKKVIDEAKKLVGIPYVWGGSTLNGFDCSGFIYYVYNNAGLSLPRTSSEGYYSRSYYVTKSPQQGDFVFFTDTYKSGISHLGIYIGNNQFIHASSDGVQLSSLDNSYWKSHFDGFKRLYEAE
- a CDS encoding penicillin-binding transpeptidase domain-containing protein, which codes for MKKIFFMFAMLLFVLAACEKEPSPNDRLDEYVKLWNKNNFGEMYKDYLTSGAKKEYTSKDFVDRYPKVYKDLEISDLQVSYKKLAEDDFKKKDKVSVPVQISFKTMAGDVKYKENVTLKKEEKNDKSNWYIDWKPDLLLPGLEKGDKIKPVTVSPKRGEIRDRNGSELAVNGEVFQIGIIPEKMDGHDEEVKTQLASLLDMSVKEIDQKLNASWVKPDLFVPIKKIPSTKEELVQKLYALPGVDKQDTEGRVYPFGEATAHLVGYVGPITAEELEKQKGKGYTASSVIGKRGLEQVFDEQLRGKAGETISIEKSDGTEKVVAETPVQNGKNVAVTIDADLQTKIYNEMKGNAGTASAIHPITGEVLSLVSSPSFDPNDFSLGVSSKEYAKLEKDPLQPLINRFALSYAPGSAIKPITGAIALENGTLKTSSTKTINGKTWGKGGGWGDYTITRVHETSGPINMETAMMYSDNIFFAQTALDMGGDKFVKGLKNFGFAEEIPFTYPLKKSQVSSDGTLKDGSILLGDTGYGQGQMLTNILQLATAYTPFLNNGNMIKPYLLLDEKKTGIWKEHVISADNAKSIAGMLRQVVADPRGTGHGADLPNVELAGKTGTAELKSSKDEKGKENGVFVAYDAKKKNLLISILIEGVQKGGGSKLVVQKVANIFK
- a CDS encoding serine hydrolase, with amino-acid sequence MRTTKKAFITLILLFLLFSIKGPDTQATTIETSYQTFTKNLSHELKQYIKKSGGDITLEYQDLTTGETFAINSKKSHRAASTIKLPLALYVMELADAKKINLNEKLTYKRYHYYGGSGVIQNDKIGTKYKIKDLVKKAMIYSDNIAFIMLKEKVGQANFIKYIKKLGGTYAYPKGENKTSSHDLAIYAKHLYDYAQTSKNGKELLNYLQHTIYNETIPKGIKGVKIAHKVGMIPDSKVSNDVGVIYDKNPFVLAIMTNKLSYEKSKTVISKLAAIVYKHHKVKNDVAYFKTKTDVSVYKSTDKKKKIGQLKKNETFAVITNEGPWLAIQFGTSKGYIQKKSVTSYAKAPITGFSKPSEIYQVKLLKTAPVLKTASSKGKVLATINKDIQLQATSMSNDYYKVTVGNRSAFIHQKNVSLQFTKAITYIQINKEGTPIYTTTSNDKQKIGTLKKGIIFPRIKEVGGYSELQLGTTKVYVLKSATTPIYQATIRKPKNQTAGTIKLIESTTINEDPSRQQTLGTIDKDQSISYIETIQDWYVINYLGRIGYIPMDAAENPDAKTENES
- a CDS encoding LytR family transcriptional regulator, which produces MRNEKKKTKKKKRWLTVLLIIVGVFVLGGGAYAYSVWHSFNSAVKTIHTPVERKQPVKRHEEVTVKNGDPFSVLLLGVDERKNDKGRSDTMIVMTVNPHTKSIKMLSIPRDTRTELVGHGTVDKINHAYAYGDVEMSMDTVEQFLNIPIDYYVKVNMEGFEDVVDAVGGVKVHNDLAFSAGGVDFPVGDLTLNGSKALKFSRMRHDDPEGDFGRQKRQREIIEAILDEGASISSLWNYDNIFDALAKNVKTNFTFDEMLGIQSKYKDIRNNIEEYKIKGENEWIPNAAGDNIYYYAVTNEERQKISDQLRKHLELGQETVSAGQ
- a CDS encoding M14 family metallopeptidase, translated to MKKGIYSFCLLFFTCFFFQINSSHGINSVHAASKDIVNPNQTYTYKEMVRDIKKLAKQYPDIIHYKIIGKSEYGKPLYAVSLGTGKATVFINGSHHAREWLTTNLNMYMLDQYAQYYLSKKKLDGYDVRKVLDRTTMWFVPMVNPDGVTLQQSGLKAFPKKDHAKLIKMNEGSKSFKRWKANGKGVDLNRQYDADWKHIKLDPGKPKWSLYKGKAPVTAKETKAMVAFVKEINPEMAVAYHTAGKILYWNFHQSKTLYKRDLAYAKAIGKLTKYKLVYPGKNPSGGGFTDWFVSKYKRPSFTPEIGNYPGNTNLNVSQFKQTWKENKLVGLYVAKSGYALYAKKH
- a CDS encoding polysaccharide deacetylase — encoded protein: MRKKPIISFIIACFLSILVFNQSASASEQKKVFVAVNDQVITFKTDKPYIYKKVTYAPVQFYTKLGIKISTNKAKHVVYLTKGKKQITLNTKTNTLQTVEGKKRTYSLTSSAKKTVAPFNYVGTYFGYKITHYSKGPIIRAANSSAKLTIAQVYKKYEYTIKPKKPAYITFDDGPNTSVDRILSILDKYKAKATFFMLDNNMKQHTKAVKKMKKDGHGLACHGVTHDKNKFYHSPTSASNEMKTCLATLKKVSGVKSVMIRVPYGSVPYMTKPYRDKMDQNGYKMWDWNIDSLDWKWLNGPKTADYTISQIKDLKRNGVTPLILMHDKPTTADALPKILKFLKDNGYELRPLTNEMKPYNFYHKIKL